One stretch of Hemibagrus wyckioides isolate EC202008001 linkage group LG01, SWU_Hwy_1.0, whole genome shotgun sequence DNA includes these proteins:
- the osgin2 gene encoding oxidative stress-induced growth inhibitor 2, whose amino-acid sequence MPLLDECSLPRDCPQTVPVIIVGNGPSGICLSYLLSGYTPYLDPAAEHPNPILYHKLQKAKHLPITEQDLEYLCEGLEGRSGNPVAVLFDTLLHPNADLGYEIPSVLQWKLEKQHHTPHLVLGKGTPGGAWHAMEGSILTISLGIWMELPGVNYRDIIPEKRRNVTNDRATPDELSSYYKNYVKIMGLQKNFVDNTYVTSIQKLYRDHDINLEKEHGIENDTKLGQRNRIENHGSQNGTENSNNGRDNGFCNGFKNGTENGRGKSGEEENKKKKDMEGFGDNRIPKGFSQGLWEVRGYQELPGDTHIPFCLFAENVVLATGASDLPARLGVEGEDFPYVFHSVRDLGIAVNHHENLGPTSDPVLVVGAGLSAADAVLCAYNNSIPVLHAFRKQTDDPGLIFKQLPKTLYPEYHRVYHMMCSQTYLTCPIAKHGANPVVHNASTQLYPDYTSFPEHCVHSFQPDMHCILRGSNGVLRAFKVSMVLVLIGTYPSLSFLKDQGRYLGLDPSRPISCRHNPVDINPYTFECSAEPGLYAMGPLVGDNFVRFLKGGALGIASCLLKRLKQLKMKGKLIGDEGDSKGGGGFV is encoded by the exons ATGCCTCTTCTGGATGAATGCTCTCTACCCAGAGACTGCCCTCAAACTGTGCCTGTGATCATAGTTG GAAATGGTCCTTCAGGTATCTGCTTATCATATCTACTGAGCGGCTATACTCCTTACCTAGATCCGGCAGCTGAGCATCCAAATCCCATACTTTACCACAAACTACAAAAGGCTAAGCATCTACCTATTACAGAGCAG GATCTGGAGTACCTGTGTGAGGGTTTAGAGGGTCGTTCAGGCAACCCAGTGGCTGTACTCTTCGATACACTACTTCATCCAAATGCTGACTTGGGCTATGAGATTCCTTCAGTTCTGCAGTGGAAGCTGGAGAAGCAGCACCACACTCCCCATCTGGTACTAGGAAAGGGCACACCAGGGGGAGCCTGGCAT GCAATGGAAGGATCTATTCTCACCATTAGTCTAGGTATTTGGATGGAGCTGCCAGGGGTGAACTACAGGGATATTATCCCTGAAAAAAGGAG GAACGTGACCAATGACCGGGCCACTCCAGACGAGCTCTCATCCTACTACAAGAATTATGTAAAGATCATGGGTCTCCAGAAGAACTTTGTAGACAACACCTATGTCACCTCCATTCAAAAACTCTACCGTGATCATGACATTAACCTTGAAAAAGAACATGGGATTGAAAATGACACCAAACTTGGTCAGAGGAACAGAATAGAAAACCATGGCAGTCAAAACGGAACAGAAAACAGCAACAATGGTAGAGACAATGGGTTTTGTAACGGTTTCAAAAATGGAACAGAGAATGGAAGAGGTAAAtcaggagaggaggagaacaagaagaaaaaggacATGGAGGGATTTGGAGACAACAGGATTCCTAAGGGGTTTTCACAAGGACTATGGGAGGTCAGGGGTTACCAGGAGCTGCCGGGTGACACCCATATTCCTTTCTGCCTATTTGCAGAGAACGTCGTCCTAGCAACAGGGGCGTCTGATTTGCCAGCTCGCTTAGGTGTGGAAGGGGAAGATTTTCCTTACGTCTTCCACAGCGTGCGTGACCTTGGCATAGCCGTCAACCACCATGAGAATTTGGGCCCCACTTCTGACCCAGTCCTGGTGGTTGGGGCAGGTCTTTCTGCAGCTGATGCTGTGCTGTGTGCCTACAACAACAGCATTCCTGTGCTGCATGCTTTCCGTAAGCAGACCGATGATCCCGGGCTAATCTTCAAACAACTACCAAAAACGCTATACCCTGAGTATCACAGGGTCTATCACATGATGTGTTCTCAGACCTACCTGACATGTCCCATTGCCAAACATGGTGCCAACCCTGTAGTTCATAATGCTTCCACACAATTATATCCAGACTATACCAGCTTCCCTGAGCATTGCGTGCATTCTTTTCAGCCTGACATGCACTGCATATTAAGGGGATCGAATGGCGTTCTGAGAGCCTTCAAAGTCTCAATGGTGCTGGTTCTAATTGGAACCTATCCTAGTCTGTCATTCTTGAAGGATCAAGGTCGGTACCTGGGGTTGGACCCCAGCAGGCCCATCTCATGCAGGCACAACCCAGTGGACATAAACCCTTACACATTTGAATGCAGTGCTGAGCCAGGCCTTTATGCCATGGGTCCCCTGGTTGGGGACAATTTTGTGCGCTTCCTGAAGGGAGGCGCTCTGGGCATTGCAAGCTGCCTGCTCAAGAGACTGAAGCAGTTGAAGATGAAAGGGAAACTGATTGGTGATGAAGGGGATAGTAAAGGAGGAGGGGGGTTTGTCTGA
- the gtpbp10 gene encoding GTP-binding protein 10, with product MVWISRALWRKYGNFVDNLRLYVRGGSGGMGLPRMGGQGGNGGDVWVVAKKDLTLKRIKDRFQHKRFIAGVGFNSSIRALKGAKGGDVEIVAPTGICVTTDDGRLLGELNHEGERVLVARGGLGGSLHSGFLPSKGQTQHIRLDLRLIADLGLVGFPNAGKSSLLTALSHATPQIASYPFTTLRPEIGKVMYEDHKQVSVADLPGLIEGAHMNRGMGHKFLKHVERTKQLMFVVDVCGFQLASKTPFRSAFEAVQLLTKELELYKEELMSKPAILVVNKMDLPDAEEKLRELETQLENQEELSHLLPEDMIPKSFLHFKHTVPVSALTGLGLPHLKTVIRESLEEQEAIKLEQQRIERLEELRKEIPVVSKPVWGQPCSEPLN from the exons ATGGTTTGGATTAGCAGAGCGTTATGGCGAAAG TACGGAAACTTTGTGGACAACCTGCGGCTGTATGTAAGGGGTGGGAGCGGTGGCATGGGCTTACCCCGAATGGGAGGACAAGGTGGAAATGGAGGAGACGTGTGGGTGGTGGCTAAAAAAGACCTTACTCTGAAACGCATCAAAGACAGATTCCAGCATAAACGATTCATTGCTGGTGTGGGCTTCAACAGCAG TATCCGTGCACTGAAAGGTGCTAAAGGAGGCGATGTGGAAATCGTTGCACCCACTGGAATCTGCGTGACCACAGATGATGGGAGGCTATTAG GAGAGTTGAACCATGAAGGAGAAAGGGTTCTAGTAGCCAGAGGTGGTCTCGGCGGATCTCTTCACTCTGGGTTTTTACCCAGTAAAGGACAGACACAGCACATCCGACTGGATCTCCGGCTCATCGCAGACCTGGGTCTAGTGGG gtttCCTAATGCAGGTAAATCCTCTTTATTGACGGCCCTGTCACACGCCACACCTCAGATCGCCAGCTACCCAT TCACAACTTTGAGACCTGAGATTGGGAAAGTGATGTATGAGGACCACAAGCAG GTGTCAGTAGCAGATTTGCCCGGCTTGATCGAGGGTGCTCATATGAACCGAGGCATGGGCCACAAGTTCCTAAAACATGTGGAAAGAACAAAACAGCtcatgtttgtg GTTGACGTCTGTGGGTTTCAGCTGGCCAGTAAAACACCATTTAGATCTGCATTTGAAGCAGTGCAGCTACTGACAAAG GAACTGGAGCTGTATAAGGAGGAGCTGATGTCCAAGCCAGCCATCCTGGTGGTTAATAAGATGGACCTGCCTGATGCTGAGGAGAAGCTCAGAGAGTTGGAGACCCAGCTGGAGAATCAGGAGG AATTGAGTCACCTCCTGCCTGAGGACATGATCCCCAAGAGCTTcctccactttaaacacaccgTTCCTGTTTCAGCCCTGACTGGCCTCGGGCTTCCTCATCTCAAAACAGTCATCCGTGAGTCGCTGGAAGAGCAAGAAGCTATAAAATTGGAGCAGCAGCGTATAGAGAGGCTTGAGGAACTGAGAAAAGAGATTCCTGTTGTTTCCAAGCCTGTCTGGGGTCAGCCTTGCTCAGAGCCCTTAAACTGA
- the LOC131353829 gene encoding protein FAM237B-like: MKTWMLDRIAGLSLRYICVLALATAACCFVSAPRAMLSAESLVGVGSAPPGVLAEINTECWDAASHALIEARRMRSDNGVAALWDFITRLQASPQPRHQELFMRLAQAFWERYVDCVLSRAHGLGRRRSGVSDGDRQLSF, from the coding sequence ATGAAGACGTGGATGCTGGACCGAATAGCGGGACTAAGCCTCAGGTACATATGTGTGCTCGCGCTCGCCACAGCCGCTTGCTGCTTCGTCTCCGCTCCGAGGGCGATGCTGAGCGCCGAGTCTCTTGTTGGAGTGGGCAGCGCGCCTCCAGGTGTTCTAGCCGAGATCAACACCGAGTGTTGGGACGCGGCGTCGCACGCGCTAATTGAGGCGCGGAGGATGCGCTCGGACAACGGCGTGGCGGCTCTCTGGGACTTCATTACGCGCCTGCAGGCATCTCCTCAACCCCGCCACCAGGAGTTGTTCATGAGGCTCGCGCAGGCGTTCTGGGAACGCTACGTGGACTGTGTGCTGTCGCGCGCGCATGGCCTGGGCAGGAGAAGGTCAGGTGTTTCAGACGGAGACCGTCAACTTTCATTCTGA
- the nbn gene encoding nibrin, whose translation MWRLHSTESGTGPISLLAGKEYVVGRKNCDILLSNDQSISRVHALITVTDQAVALKDSSKYGTFVNDKRLETGSTKTVHAGDRITFGVFQSKFRLELDSVVVCSSCVDNEGKATLSKEVQALGGRLVNTWSQECTHLVMPAVKVTIKTICALLCCRPIVKPKFFTELSRAVQQRENLPKAESFWPEIDEPSLTKEKVDLGPRHERKTLFVGKTFVFLNTKQMKRLSQAISFGGGRSQLLEEGSLPVSLLESTETCVVDVTTGSSEPLIPPTTKKWANSVGSILHRNCLRFIAESEIGLAAIYVNNQTYCNPCSSLDSQSVKMRPAIPEATLSQNAAVDETVLHGASLNITAYVVNTEPSQGIGRKGMCEATAVGETLEKRPANPLSASTFKKPPMVTDLPPACSEPVSSFSDVKKEKKAKSESQKSDECNKSTGSSNNSATFKKSPQKQSSLTSYFKPSNKKRQREGSPDSDQSEAKLSRQENEESNSNQAPSLQKSSVSRFGSKIAPNQHYTTPRYGFSSSLGLGSGLATDSKSGGLQQNLSLNLDYSSKKRKAPEQDPVAPADLDVSLEELESIMSEDMDEPQPTANKKQCLDQGERSTTIVGKDHRDTFSKQRKAEKQQSIGGTSRNSEQETQSLANRDPKKMSRVTSSKMQESEREQRSLTRGNDGCKTLDVKEEEVSFILETRVSNGFTKDNEEAAVKEEPMASTSGSGPGKDPELPSKLLQVQFMSLTVRAPSRTRVEPLQSRDANGKNFKRFRKVPVPGLQGLPKIIGGSDLVAHNRSKNSELEEWLRDAAEQEKQQEREETLGDDLFRYNPRTTKRR comes from the exons ATGTGGAGACTACACTCTACAGAATCGGGGACAG GCCCGATCTCTTTGCTTGCTGGTAAGGAGTATGTAGTAGGCCGTAAGAACTGTGACATCCTTCTGTCCAATGACCAGTCCATCAGTCGTGTGCATGCCCTCATCACCGTCACTGACCAG GCCGTCGCGCTGAAGGACAGCTCCAAGTACGGCACTTTTGTCAACGACAAGCGGTTAGAGACTGGCTCCACCAAGACTGTCCATGCTGGAGACAGAATCACATTTGGGGTTTTCCAGAGCaagtttag GCTGGAACTGGACTCTGTGGTTGTTTGTTCATCGTGTGTTGACAATGAAGGGAAAGCAACTCTCTCCAAGGAAGTCCAGGCTCTTGGGGGACGTCTGGTCAACACCTGGTCTCAGGAGTGCACTCACCTAGTCATGCCTGCTGTTAAAGTCACCATTAAG ACGATCTGCGCACTGTTGTGCTGTCGACCCATAGTGAAACCCAAGTTTTTCACTGAGCTCTCCAGAGCTGTTCAGCAGAGAGAAAACCTTCCTAAAGCGGAGAG CTTCTGGCCGGAGATAGATGAGCCGAGTCTCACTAAAGAGAAAGTGGACCTCGGACCCCGTCATGAGAGAAAGACTCTGTTTGTGGGCAAAACCTTTGTCTTTCTCAACACCAAACAG ATGAAGCGTTTAAGCCAGGCCATCAGTTTTGGAGGTGGAAGAAGCCAGCTTTTGGAGGAGGGATCTCTTCCTGTGTCACTCCTAGAGTCCACAGAAACATGTGTAGTTGATGTGACTACAGGATCCTCCGAACCACTGATACCTCCTACCACCAAGAAATGGGCAAATTCTGTCGGCTCGATTCTGCATAG AAATTGTTTACGTTTCATTGCTGAGTCGGAGATTGGATTGGCTGCCATTTATGTCAATAATCAGACATACTGCAATCCCTGCTCCTCTTTGGATTCAC AATCTGTTAAAATGAGGCCAGCAATCCCTGAAGCAACACTTTCCCAGAATGCAGCCGTGGATGAGACTGTGCTTCATGGAGCCTCCCTAAACATCACTGCCTATGTGGTTAATACAGAGCCATCTCAGGGTATCGGCAG GAAGGGCATGTGTGAGGCCACAGCTGTGGGTGAGACCCTGGAAAAACGCCCTGCAAATCCACTGAGTGCATCAACATTTAAGAAGCCACCAATGGTCACAGATCTGCCACCTGCCTGCTCTGAGCCTGTGTCCTCATTCAGcgatgtaaagaaagaaaagaaggccAAATCAGAAAGCCAGAAGAGTGATGAATGTAATAAATCCACAGGCTCTTCGAACAACAGTGCCACATTTAAAAAATCCCCTCAGAAACAATCGTCACTGACTTCCTACTTCAAGCCGTCCAACAAAAAGAG GCAGCGTGAAGGCAGCCCCGACTCTGATCAATCAGAGGCCAAACTCTCCAGACAAGAGAATGAGGAAAGCAACTCTAATCAGGCTCCTTCTCTACAAAAATCCTCTGTCTCCAGATTTGGCTCAAAAATAGCCCCAAACCAGCACTATACAACCCCACGCTATGGTTTCAGTAGCAGTCTCGGTTTGGGTTCGGGTCTTGCTACAGATTCCAAATCTGGTGGTTTGCAACAAAATTTGAGCCTGAATTTAGATTACAGTTCCAAAAAGAGGAAAGCACCAGAACAGGACCCTGTAGCACCTGCTGATTTAGATGTTTCTCTGGAGGAACTCGAGTCCATCATGTCTGAGGACATGGATGAACCTCAGCCCACAGCTAATAAGAAGCAGTGTTTGGATCAAGGGGAAAGAAGCACAACCATTGTAGGGAAGGATCACAGGGATACCTTCAGCAAGCAGCGGAAAGCAGAGAAACAGCAAAGCATAGGCGGAACAAGCCGGAACTCGGAACAGGAAACGCAAAGTTTAGCGAATCGGGATCCAAAGAAAATGTCACGGGTCACATCTAGTAAGATGCAGGAGTCGGAACGGGAACAGCGCAGTTTAACACGTGGAAATGATGGATGTAAAACTCTAGATGTTAAAGAAGAGGAAGTGTCTTTTATTTTG GAAACTAGGGTCAGCAATGGCTTCACCAAAGACAATGAAGAGGCTGCAGTAAAGGAAGAACCCATG GCTTCGACCTCAGGCTCTGGTCCTGGAAAAGACCCTGAACTTCCTAGTAAGCTTTTGCAAGTCCAGTTTATGTCCCTGACTGTGAGGGCCCCCAGCAGGACGAGGGTTGAGCCACTACAGAGCCGTGATGCAAATGGAAAGAATTTCAAACGTTTCCGTAAG GTCCCTGTTCCTGGACTTCAGGGGTTACCAAAAATCATCGGTGGATCTGACCTGGTTGCTCATAACCGCAGCAAAAACTCCGAACTTGAAGAGTGGCTGCGGGATGCAGCTgag caagaGAAACAGCAAGAACGAGAGGAGACTCTGGGTGATGACCTGTTCAG GTACAATCCAAGGACTActaaaagaagatga